In Astyanax mexicanus isolate ESR-SI-001 chromosome 24, AstMex3_surface, whole genome shotgun sequence, the genomic stretch tttcacaTTTAATCTGGACCTCACAAATAATTTATTTCTTACTGTAAAAAATATGGGAATGTGGAATACTGATTTATCTCACCCCAATACACTGTGTTTCCTTTTTGTGATAGTCTTTCCcagatttagggccctatttgaACGTGTTGCTTAATttagggtgtgttagtgtgtctttgctattgtaaagacgggaaaagtatgcttgCATGACTTGAATCGCTCAATCGCATGCAGCGTGTCTGCGCTGCCAAGATAGTGATGAACATCTGAAGGCTGACTGTTTTGAACCCCAACAAAACAGTCAGCCTTCAGATGTTCATCACTGTCTTGGCAGCGCAGACACACTGCATGCGTGAATCTGGTgaatctgtgttttccactgccaatatagcaatatggaaatttacttgaacacaccttatttccagaccaccagcgtagatatattcacaatcaccTTTGCAATTTAAATGATGCATGCgcaagatagcgatgagcattgctacgcgccttgcgcagggtgtaagattggGTCCTTCACTCtaaaattttgtgttttagtcagaagaactaatattatcaggTTGGGTGAACTTACTTACCAGAGAACTTCAacctcaaaattaaaaaaatattgttgagACAATGAAAAAATGGGTTTTCAACCAACTTTTTGTAATTTACACATGTGCCAAGGCTCTTTcatcagtgttggttcatacagctttcccataggctcctggcaccatatatttgcatgttgGGTGTGGCTTCTCCCTTACTtagcatctttgtgttgtctgttgcccaaagctacctgatcctgggcaTGCATTAGTACTGTACATGTTGGGTATATTGCCTgctctcagtgttgtaggctgtaagaacaagttacctttattctgtgttcttagTGGTCACAGTGtgttggcttggagctacagtgtccactgtttgctgctgcagtatTAAACTGTCAATTTTGGCAGTTCTTTAAAACTATGCTATATATGTAGCAAGTTCAGATATGGATTGTTGCCGCCTGAGGGGTTAGAGATTACAGGTGTTCAGTTTGGGCTTGTGTCCTTGCCCGTTATGGACTGAAATTCCTCCTGATTCTTTGACTGGTTCAATGATATTATGCACTGAAGAGGTAGAAATAGGCAGATCCATTTCAATCTTTCTTTGATGAACATTATAAACGTGTTATAAACTGGAGATCCTCTGCCCATCTTAACTCCTCAAATACTCTTTTGTGTAAGGTGTGTATAGACAGATACAATAggtaaacatttaattaaatataaacatatattgcagtaccagtcaaaagtttggacatgacttctcattcaatgtttttctttctttatttatttaattaatctttTAGTAaacagtgtttgtcctccacaatcctctgACCTAACCCtcacccaactgagatggtgatttgaggtgaatttggatgagctggagcttcacatcatgaaggaaaagcagcaactattcagcactgttcagcacctccaggaactcctccaTCAAAACGCTGaggaaactattccaggtgactctacctcacgaAAACACTGAAATGTTCCTGAATAGCTTTAatgtagtcttcaatattaaatttacaatgtaaaaaaatcaaacaaagagAAAGATACAGTATGTGCTCTCTATATATTCAAATTAGTAACATTTAATGAAATTAGTGTGCCACaattaaatcatattaaaaataaaggtatATTAAATAAACGAACATACAAATAGGATACAATACAGGGGTGCAGAAATACTGTAAATGATTTAATAAAGAAAGATTCGACATATAGTGCATGCAAAGTGTCATCCCTAAAATGAGCTCACTTCTTGTGTGACACTGCAGTCCAAACACTAACAACACCAAACACATGGTAGTGTAAACATCACACAGAAAAGCGCAGAGTAAGACTGTGTTATAACATGGAGCAGCAGATGGACGACCTCTCCTAAACGCTGAGGAAGTACTTTCCTCTTTGAGCGGTGTTCTcgtagagtgagtgtgtgtgtgtgtgtgtgtgtgcgcacactgGGGTGCGTGCGGCTGTCACCCTGCAATCTAGGCCTGGGCCTGTGCTGACAGTGGGGTTAAAAGCAGGCCTAGTGAGTGAGTGTGGCGTGGTGCCGCGTCCAGCTCTCGGCCACAGAGGCCCCATTGTGCTCCTGCTGCCATCAGTGACCATCCATCACATTTTAACCTGACAGCCAACTGCACTGCCTCCTAATCCTGCCAGGCCTGCAGAGCTAGGGTTACTGCAGGCTGAGGGCCACCGGTGCCTCCACTCAGACCTGTGGAGAAAGGTAGCTAAGGTCTGGCATTGTTTGATGTGTTGGTTAAGTGGTTGATTGGCTGGCTGTGTggtgagttagttagttggttggtaggttggttgggTAGTTGGTGGGTGGGTTAGTGAGTTGGTTGAgtagttggttagttggttggttggctggctgTGTGGTGAGTTGGTTGGGTAGTTGGCTGGGTGGTgagttggttgggtggttggttaGTAGGTTGGTTGGTTAGCTGGCTGAGTGGTGAGTTATGGGTTGGATAGGTGGCTAGgtggtgggttggttggttggctggctgACTGTGTGGTAAGTTAGTTGGATGGTTGGCTGGGTGTTAGGTTGGTTGGTTAGATGGTTGGTGGGTTGGTTAGCTGCCTgatgggttggttggttggtaggctGTATGGTGAATTAGTTGGATGCTGCTTGGCTGAGTGGTGGATTGCTGGGTGGTTGGTAGTCTGTGTGGTGGGTTGACTGGTTGGTTGAGTGATGAGTTGGTGGGACCAGGGACAGAGATAAAAACTCTGGGATTAGGGCAAGTAAACATATACCAAGTTGATATAGAGAGAAGACAACTgctcatttattttttcttctgaaatcattcattgtttcttctaaaatcaccAGTGGTTGGCTGGGTTTTatatgtttggttggttggtgggttgATTGGTTGGGTAGATGGTGGGTTGTTGGATTGTGTAGTTGACACTTTGGTTgacggtttggtttggttggttggttgagtaGTTGGCGAGTAAGTTGGTGAGTAGGTTGGGATGGTTGGCTGGGAGGTAGGTtagtaggttggttggttggctgactGTGTGTTGAGTAAGTTGGATGGTTGGCTGGgtggtgggttggttggttggttgactaGGTGGTGGGTTGGTTGATTGGATGTGTGATGAGTTGGTGGGTTGATTAATGGGTTAATTGGTGGAACCAGTGACAGAGATAAAAGCTCTAACATTAGGGCAAGTAAACATACTCGAAAGGAGAGTACAAGACAAGAAGAGCAGATGTTCCATATGTTTTGGGAcctcatcctgcttttgttggagtggtTTGGTTGGtgggatggttggttggttggtgggttaCTTGGGAGTGTAGGTTgatgggttggttggttgattgagtAAACAGTGTGTAAACAAAGTAAACAGAATGCTGCAAAAGCCAATAAGAATCTGTAAAATCCCATAGCAAAAGCTAATAAGCAGTCCATAATAAACTCCATAAGAATCAATAAAAGCTCATAGCAAAAGCTAATAAAAGTAGCTTTTTTTGGCGCATACTTTATTTGATATATCTCAAAAGTGGCAGCACATAGTGAGAtgtatattcattcatttatttattcatccattttcttaattttctCAACTGGCATTGCTAACAATGCTTACCTGGTACACTGACAACAATGGTGAACTGGGACATAGTTTTACCATATAACAATGGTAAATTATTGTTAGAACATTAGTTAAACTGGTTAAAGTCTATAGCTAGCTATGTTTTGATATAATGTTTAATTATTGGCACTTTTAACTTGAATAATATCAACTTGGGGTGTGACAACACTTACCTTTCAGCTCCAACATCCAACTTCTAaggtaaacaaaacagaaaaggcCTGACACAGTGTATTACCTAACCCACAGTCTAGCTAATAAGAGTAGCTGGGAAGTTTAGCGCAGCATGCTAATGTACACGGCTTTACTTCCCTAAATTTATCTCTTGAGTATTAAACTCGACACGAATACCTCAGATGTTTTAAGTAACTGGCTGCCACTACACCTGATTATGTGTAAAACTCTAAATGAATCTCAGATGAGCGATGAAGCTTCCACACGCAGTTAGCGGACAGCGTTTCCTGACAGCGTGAAGATGGAGGGGGTACGAGCTGTGCCAGGGCTGGATGGTGAAAAACCCCCTTCGCCATGTATTGTGTGAGGCTCGAATAGCTGCTGCTGCGGCATCAGGAGCCAGAAATAAGCCTGAGCTTCATTACAGGTTCCAATCGGAAGCTCATCCGAATTAGCATGTGAGCTACGAGGTCAGACATGTCCAACTGGGATTTCCAGCATCCGGAGAGGCTAACTCCCTCGCCGGGGTCACGGACAGTGAAGGTCCAGTCCAGTGCGCTGTACCAGGACCAGCaccagacattaaaaaaaaaaaaaaaaaaaaaaaaaaacgtaataataataataataaaaatactataatACGGTGTTACCTCAGAGGGACACAATGCTGGTttcagtcccatgacttttggcatggtagtgtaatattgatatatatttatttcttcatGTATCTGATGTcataaaactacatttaaaaaaggtaaaattacATAAGAATTGACAAATATAACATTTAGCACAACTGCTTTAATAAATAAAGCCatcataaataaatgtttatatactgtaggtttgtttataaagtttatatactttatacatACCCTTTTACATACACCTGCGTATCATAGgaatttttgtgtatatatatatatatatatatatatatatatatatatatatatatatatatatatatatatatatatatataatgtgtgtgtgtgtgtgtgtacatatattattataaatactaaattacaatataaaaaacacatttttgacacCTTCCCAAAAGGGAACAATCAATTTAAGAGGTAAAGGGTGGTGTCAAatccattttatttatatttaattactcattaattaataagaataaaagtaATCGATAATGTTGCTTCTGTATGTTTCGGGAAAGTAACAGACTTTCAAACCTTCATCATGGGAATGATTATTTAGATGATTATTAATAGGTACATTATATCTTAACCCAGACATGTAACATACTATGAGCAGCTTATGACGCATTATAATTGCAATTCGTAATGTAGGGCTATAATTATAACCTCATGACATATAATTATAATGTGttacttttgttttattaatatgtatGCCCATGTTTAGAaggccttataaatgcattatagaATCTTGTAGAtttgacattcatagaaagtgttactaaaaAGATTATTTAGGGATtgtgtacttttaaaaaagtgttcttgggacatacatttattaatataaatgtgtgtgtgtgtgtcaatatataagtgtatataattatataatgataatatagcctggaatatattgtatatatttttggataAGGTAAAGGATAAAGGGTGATGTcccttaattatttttaaggcactgATTCTAAAGAATGCAAAGAAGTGTTATTGGGATGTTaatttatatgcatatatatgtatatgcatatagtgtatatttatagTGTACAGTACATAATGAAATGATGTTTATTCTGCCTGGacaatattacagtattatataaAATGCATATACTTTTGAtaaaatttaaccctttaaagggTGAAGGGTGGTGTTTTTTGATTGAGGCACTTGAATTAGCGATTCTTGATCGCTCGTTTAAATCTCTCGTGATCCGTTTGATTTCCCTTTGCTACGGGATCATGTTGCCGGACTTTCAGCAGTGGCCTGACGCCGTTCCTTAAACAAAACCCCAAAACTCCGTATCTCCTGGGGATTTGGGTGAGGGGGGGCGTGACTGGACAGAGATGTAAAGTTTAGATGTGCGGCAACAGCTAAAGGCCGGGTCGGGTTTCTCCAGGCCCTCTGCTATATTTAACCTAGTGATCTAACACGAGGCAGAGGGTTTAAATGCCACCCCTGCAGTTGGTGTTGGAGCAGTTGTCGCCCACAGATCTTCCTCGGCACGAGCTTGGGGATACACCACCAGGCAGCGAGGCAGGCAGGAGCCAGAAGGAGATCGCAGGcagaagagagaggacagagcCGGTGGGAGCCAGAGGAGTCTACGTCAAACTACGTCTGCGTCCTCGAGCCTTGAGATGGAGCTTTTCGAGACCAACCCGTACTTCTTCCCCGACCAGAGGTTTTACGAAGGCGGTGACAACTTCTTTCCAGGCTCCAGGCTGAACGGAGGATTTGACCAAGCAGGATACCAAGACAGGAGCTCCATGGTGGGGCTTTGCGGGGACAGCAGACTTCTTTCCAGTGGCGTAGGGCTGGAGGACAAGCCGTCACCGTCGTCCTCGCTGAGCCTTTCGCTCTCGCCAACCGAAGAGCAGCAGCACTGCCCGGGGCAGTGCCTACCGTGGGCCTGCAAGGTGTGCAAGCGCAAGTCGGTAACCATGGACCGGAGGCGGGCGGCTACCCTACGCGAGAAGCGGAGGCTCAAAAAGGTGAACGAGGCTTTTGAGGCCCTGAAGCGTAGTACGCTGATGAACCCCAACCAGAGGCTCCCCAAGGTGGAGATCCTGAGGAGTGCCATCCAGTATATTGAGAAGCTGCAGGCACTGGTCAGTTCCCTTAACCAGCAGGAGCATGAGCAAGCTGGACTGCACTACAGGGGCACCATCCCTCAGAGggtgagttgagttgagtttagttgagtttagtttagttgtcttggcaattgtcttttttttgttagttaGAATGAACAAAATTATATGAACCTCTAAATCCTCAAGATTCCTCAAAACTAGCCAACTGTCAAGCTGTTTTGGTTGCGAGTGGGAGTGGCACAGCTGTGATTGACAAGTGCATGTGTTTGTGCCCTAAAGGTGTCATCCTCCAGTGAGCAGGGCTCTGGCAGCACCTGCTGTAGCAGTCCCGAGTGGAGCAGTGCGTCGGAACACTGTGCCACGGCCTACAACTCCACTCATGATGGTAAGTACaagcaatcaaaaaaaaaatgaaatggctTGGACCTCTAAACCGCAAAGTTCTAAAAAAGTTCTCACCTCCATCTTTCCTTCCAGATCTCCTCAACGAAGATTCTTCCGAGCAAGCCAACCTCAGATCCTTGACGTCCATCGTGGACAGCATCACGGGCACAGAGGCTGCGGCGGTCACTTACTCAGTGGACATAACCAAATGAAGAAAATACGAAGAAAAGGTGGGGTGAAGAaaatttggaattttggaaaatTTCCCCACTTTAAAATGTCCATAAGGTCCAGAAACCCAGTATAAAGGCAGCAGCACTACCTACGACGACACTAAAGCCAAGCCAAGCGAGAAActccattaaaagaaaaaaatgtaaagaaaagtcACTGGGGTTGAACTTccaataggcctgtcacgataacttttcattttttaactatatatttattaatgataatttatttttttgaaatcgACATTCAAAACtttctaaattatttatttatgtttttcattcttttttcacatttttttcccccaaactaGGTTACAGATCACACATTCTGCATGAGCTGTGAGTTATATCTTAATAATCGAGGTGAAATAATTCAATTAATCATGATACTCTTTTTTTAGGTCATATCAGCACATGCTTTCTTTAATAATAGTTTGAAAGATTTTTGGTAACTAATGATGTacttttctaaaaaataaaacaaaacaagtaGTTTGATTATGCCCACATATCATACGATAGTTTGATGAcgcaattatcgtgacaggccgcCCTAACTTCCAAACTAATTTTGAGGTCCATAACAACTATTTCCAATCGTTTCTTATCTTTTGAACAATTTAGGCTAGCTAGTCTAGACTTATCGCAGGACAGCAAATTCACATTTTTGTCCTTTGAAATCTTTCCTTCTTTTGATTCTTTTATCTTgttcttgtttttcatttttgcatttgttaattttcttctctttctgagTGTGTGTTATGCTTACCAACAAATATCCATTTGTGGGGCCAATGTTTTACGACAGTTTTGACCAATATTTGCTTAATTTAAACTAGTTCTGAAATGCCATGTAAATACGTTCCTAATTTTTTTacgattttgttttgtttgtttgtttgttttttttgtttttgctatgtttattttatattgttttgtgtTTGGGATAATTTATTTGGACTTTTATAATAAAGATTGTTGTGCATTTgtattttatcataaaaaaaaatcttatttttttctcctttattacaaatataatatTACAGGTTGgaaattacaggtggaaactttaTAGATTTTAGTTCTTAATATTTGAATTCAAGCATAACTTTTTTTCTGAGATCATCTATTGTATGTACCACATTAGGGGTGCTTTGAGTTCCACCAGTGGTACTTTTACCACAGTTTAAGAACCACTGCCATAGCGGGttaaaaaacaaactaacaaaaaaaaaatcatattcaaaaACATGTCATAAATTATTACagagtttataatatttatttcaaatatttagAGATGTTTTCTCCTTGtgacattttatacatttacagTGAAAGGAAAGAAAACTAAAATTTGAGGTTTAGTGTCGTAACCTCAACAGCACCtactgaaaaaaatgacaaaaaaacaaataaaaattccctccgaaagcaagaaaaaaactcTCACTGTAACAGACTTAAGCCACATGCCTCGCGTGAAATCTGCAGGAACTACTGTATACATCATTCTGTACACAAATGGACTATTTACACTGACATTTAAccctacacacacatgcacacacggactgaaatatgagagagagagagagcgaggaagagagagagagagagctgcaccTGTCCTACACTTCACATTACTGTCAGAGTTACAGAAACGGCGGGGCGTAAAACGCTACCAATCACGGGagaacacacactgcacacactgcacagCAGGTGTCTTTCACTCAGTTCTTACGGTGCGCACACCGCTGACTTGCGGACGCGAGGAACCGCCTCACCGGTGCGCTTAAACTGACTCCCGGGATCGGAGCAGGTCAGGGTTTAACAGTTCAAGGCGTGAATATGAATAAATCGATGGAAAACTGTGTACGgtttggaaaaagaaagagaaaaatttaAAGACTGAACGAAATACACTGAACTTACTTGATTCACTCGTATGTGCTATTTGTGTTATTTCTAATTAAATCACTTGTATAGTGTCTATATCAagta encodes the following:
- the myog gene encoding myogenin, with the translated sequence MELFETNPYFFPDQRFYEGGDNFFPGSRLNGGFDQAGYQDRSSMVGLCGDSRLLSSGVGLEDKPSPSSSLSLSLSPTEEQQHCPGQCLPWACKVCKRKSVTMDRRRAATLREKRRLKKVNEAFEALKRSTLMNPNQRLPKVEILRSAIQYIEKLQALVSSLNQQEHEQAGLHYRGTIPQRVSSSSEQGSGSTCCSSPEWSSASEHCATAYNSTHDDLLNEDSSEQANLRSLTSIVDSITGTEAAAVTYSVDITK